In Silene latifolia isolate original U9 population chromosome 6, ASM4854445v1, whole genome shotgun sequence, the genomic window aggggatgtgcacattaatgggacagggttatcgctcggtatgatgagcggggatttggtgggcatggctgcggtcccccactggcagggctgatcctgtggacagtcggtgacggagattgattggtgtgggtgattgtgtgtgactgtttgagctgtgttgtttactgtactgttggttatataaattgtgtgaaagtactgaccccgtttaatgttttaaaaacggcggtgatccattcgggggtggtgagcagttattgagcaggtatgatatgacgcgtatgagatagctgggatgagtcatcacgtggcagttagaagtcttccgctgtgttagacaggttttgtagctttgatagttttagcagtagaccgtctgagaaccttgtatttcagtttatcagttttggttttgatcatgtaatcacttaaactatgtttacttttaaagtacatttctttattgtcttatgattatcattgcctcgggtaaccgagatggtagcacttccatgccttaagtggtcctagtaaggcacttggagtatgggggtgttacagctcaGTCTTTTATGTGATTGTTGCGTCTTTCCTAAACTGAAAGTGCAGTCTTCTGTACTGACTTTTGTGCTTTACAATACTCATTTTGCAGTCTTCTAAAAGCTATTTACGAGACACTTTAATATGGTCTTGGATCCTTCCTACATCTCCTATATATACTTCCATTTTCTACCATTTCAGAACACACATCACAACtattctctctcttctctcttctctctatCTGTCACTAAACTCTATACTCTATTTTCATAGCTGATTTCTGGCAACATTCTGGTACTAGTCCTCAATCTGAGTCTTTATCATATACTTTAGACTCGGAGGTCGTGTAACCCTAGGGGTTGGTTGCCaagaggccgtgtgtatcgaccggggcaaattcaactttatggcAGTGATTCTTATCACGCCACGACTTCTATCTCTGCCGGTTCTGTAAGTTTTACCATTCATTGTTTTCTTAATAGTGATACCGCCTACATGGTAGGCAAGAATAGTTATTTTCATCCCAATCAACATAGTTGATCATACTTCAAAATCATAAATCCAAAATCTATTTGACCCATTAATTATAAACCCTAATAAATTTCCCAATTAATTATACAATCAAGTATATTCTATCTAATTAAATTAGATAAGCTAACATATTTTAATCACAACATCATTAAATCCCCATATATTCTACAtgtatttcaatttttatcaaggAGAAGTATCTTACCTTGGTGTAAATTATGCCAATAATAACATACAACTAATTTTGCAAGAAATTTGCTTATCATAGTTTAAAAGTATCATGGTGAGGAGATTGGATATGAGTCATGGTGGAGAGAAAAATTTGAAAGAGTTACTGGATGTTTTGGGAAAAAAGGAAAGTAGCCAATGAAGAGGGTGATGAGTGATGAAATATGCATACAATATGTTTGTAACCACGCGCGTGTTTTTTTGGTGTATTTGTCGCAAATCTGAAGTTTTTTTATCAACTAGTTTTATACCttgcaaaattgcacgggattAGATGTTTAATTACTTGACCAAATGTTTAAATATTGAAAATTAAAATTGCACATAATTATAAAATTTGAAATATATTAAGTTGTTAAAACTCTTATACAAATATATTGAGAAATATGTACACAAAATGATGATTTAATCATCTgtatataaatgaaataagaaTCAATTTGATTTCTAGAAATTAAAGTTTAATCAACATTGTTAGAAAGGTATACCAATGGCTTGAAAAAACAAAACAACTTCAGAAAATTAAACAATTTTAGTAGGTGGGGCCTATCTAATTTTTTTCTTAATTTATATCGGCCAATCAAATTCCTCTAAATAACTTGGCTTTTATAGTATAGAGATTTGTCGCTTTTGCAAATTGAATTGTTTTTGTTGCAGATTGTCAATCAATTTGAGAAGTGGGGGTGGCAGTAGAGCGACAGGGTTGTTTAGTGTATTTTTACCTATTTTGGTTATTTAATATAGAAGGTTAATAACGTCATTTACTCAGACATTATTAGTAATTCTTGGacgacaaaaagaaaaaagttATTGTGAGGTGCCAAGGAAAACATGGTTGAAGAGTTGTAGTGAGGGAGTGGTGGCCGTTGTCCATCTTTACAaaataaatcaactcggcatacAACATAAGCCGAGTCCACGAGAAAGTAAACTCGACTTGATAACTAAACCGGTTTATTATATATGGTCGACCTTTTTGTCTTTTCTATTTAGCATCCTACCCTTTGTTATTAAACTCTCTATCCGAATCGTAGGATCTTATGATTTTATGATCCAAAAAGTTTGTGAGTGATCTCGATCCTTGTAGGAGTTTTATgttgtaggatcttacgattcaaCTTGTCTCAATTTTTTTAAAAGTAAAATTTTAACCCCATCCTACAACTCTAACATTAATTATACAGCCCGTCCTATATAagtaacattttcaatttttggGTAACTAAAATTTTATACAAAGATATTGAGCAACAGTATAATTGGAGCCCTCCGACTCGTCTATGGTTCATAACCAAGATAAGCACTCTCGGAAGCTGGCGCTCTGTTCCAAAGGATAGAAGAACAATCCTTCAAGAAAAACAGGACACACAAGGTAAAACCAATACATAGAACGCAAAGCAAACAAGGCGGCATAACGCTCTTACATAATACGCTTGTGTTCATCTGATAGCATGCCCCTTTAATATTAAAAATGCAGATGCTCAAATTTGCAACCTAGGGCTACACAAAAATCAAAATGGACAAATTAAATGAACTTAATGAAGTGATATAAACTACTCCGTAATAAACTACGCAAACCTTATTTCAGAGACGGATGAACAAGAAGTGGGAGCGGCGGGATCAGCAGACAAATGTCTTTGAATCATTAAAACCGGGATTTTCATTTCCTCAATTGCACACAAAGCCAACTCATATGTTTCTCCGACCTCAGGAGCTGGATCCATTATCCTTCAGTCATGGGAATGACGAGCTGGATCCATTATCCTTCAGTCATGGGAATGACATTAGATCCTTGACTCCGTATCCTTTGAACAACAACAAGCTCTCCGAATACTTTTCCACTTCAAAAAACAAGCTCTTAGACTTAAACAACTTATGCACTTGGCAAGTAGCGATGTTGTAGGAATTCTTCCCACAAATAAGACGGCCGCCTCCATCAGTCTCACAATAGAATACGTTTTTCCACGAGTAAACATGGGCGGTTGAGCTGAATAGTTTATACCCAAATATGCTTGAATTTCCCGAAAACCACATAGTCCATTCCCCCTTTTCCAGCACCCTTATGTTGGACCTTACAGAGGAAATACTGAAAATCGCTAGTGACTCCCCAAGAAGAAACAGGGCACTTGACGACTCTCTTTCGTTAGAAGCAAAGGGCAGCtccgaaatagtgaatttttcaTTATCAAAGTTAAAGGAAATAAGATGAGTTGATTTTTTCCGCTGGTTACTATTCTGATATTGATCCTTTCCAAGCCAATGTGCTTCCCCTTTAAAGTAAGTCGCATTTGATTTATACCTGTGGCTATAGCCCTTTAACAAACGCTTAACATACGGAAAGTCAATATTAAATCCATTGTTTCTAACAGTCCATTGTTGATCACTAAGTGTATAAACTGCAACATGAATCTTAGTAGTCTCGTCAGCTTGACCTTTTCCAAATTTGATCGCAACCACTTTATAATCGTTACTATTAGGGGCGAACCCAAAAATATACATAGCGGTGTCGGGCAAATTCGGAGGAAGTGGGGTTTTAGGAAGAAACAATGATTTGCGAATACAAGGGTTCAACAAGCTTAAATTTCTGGTGTGATGTTTCACTAATAGCAGCCCATCACAAATCCCTGCGATATAAAACCCGCCATATAGCCAGGGTATCCTAAAAATACGAGAAGTCTTTCTAAGAGTGTTAGCCTGAAGAACAGTCGAAAAACACTCTGTATTTTCATCGCGTACTGATCCCTTGACGACTACAAAGTTTTTATTGTTGTCGCAGTTAACACTGGTATGTTTAAGATGCATGGATATGAAATGTGGGTGATCAATAATCGAGCACCAAGATTTACAGACGCATCTGAATTTCAATACGGTTTTCACTGGCAAATTTGCGAAAACGTGAGTCAATATTTCCGGTGGCATATAAGACAGCAAGAAAATTGAGCTCAAATTTTCAGAGGCGGTTTGCAAAGTTTTGGCTTTCTTCTCGGTGTTCATTGTTTCCATAATTTTACAGGACTAAGTTTACGACCGAACAGTAAGAAATTGGCGAGGGATAAATTACGGCGATTGGGTTAATTGGAGCTTGTAAAAGGATTTATACAGATGTGGAATGATGGATGAGTCGATGTTAGGTCAAATCTATTTTTCCTGGATTGGCCCAAAATTGTACGTAATTTTTGGAGTGTTTGGTTCACCCCAAAAATTACGTACAATTTTGGGCCAATCCAGGAACATTGTGTGATATAGAGTACTTTTTTTTAATTCGTGTAGTACATACGTGGCTTCATCACAATCaccctaagataattggggttgTTTGATTGAGTACTTTGGAATAAACTGGAATGGAGTTTAACTATTCAAATGATCGGTCTATTTTCGGATGAAGTTAGATCTCTAACAAATTCtaacttgtttttttttcttttttttttgtttttttttttctggaaATGTGGTTTAAATCCAACCTAAATTACCAAAATAAGGTTTGGTGTGTTTAAAGCTATTTACATAAGATGGTCCACGTCATGAAAGTCTAGGGGAAAGTCGCTATGCCACTTAGCTActtatctatttccatttttatttaaagttacaagttAGTCGATATGACATATTGATTGGAGTACTAAAAGTTGGTTGTTGTAAGTGATAAGGTCTTTTATCTCTTAAACAAATAGTTAGAGCTTTGATTCCTTACTCTTGtaaatgaaaaagccaaactgaAGGAGTCAACTCATTAGCCACCGTTGTCGGTAGAAGATACTAATAATACTGATCAACACCCAAAAAAACATATCGACTGAAGTAACCAAGACAAAAACAGAGTACATTGCACTAGCTAATTCATTGCTTTAGTGGTTTAAGTCGGCTTAACATGTCTTCAGTAAGCACACCTAAAAAAAGGTATAACTTACATCAAATATACTCCATTACTCCGTAAGTATATAACTCAAGTATTCAGCAAGACATAATAAAAACATTAGGGGAAAGTAAACAAGTCTTAAAACAATAATGCAGCTGATGCCTTCTGTTTTGTAGCCATAACAATCAACAGCAACAAATCCAAGATATTAAAACCAAAAAAGCTAAAATAATCATGAAAAAACAATAGCAAAGAGTAGAAATGGCCATATTCATTATCCATCTTCATACTATTCTCTTATTCAAGGGAACGACATCAGATCCTTGGCTCCGTATTCCTTGTATAACAGCAAGCTCTCTGAATACGTTTCCAATTCTATATACTTGCTCTTCGATTTTACTGACTGTCGGACTTGACAAGTAACAATGTTGTAGGAATTCTTCCCACAAATAAGACGGCCACCATCACTCTCACAATAGAAAACTTTTTCCTTCGAGTACTTAAAGGCGTAGGAGCTGAATAATTTATATCCATCGTCACTTGAAGATCCAAAAAACCGCAGAGTCCACACACCATTTTCCAGCACCCTTATGCTGGAACTTACCGAAGAAATACTGAAAATCGCTAGTGACTCCCCTCGAAGAAACAGAACCCTTGATGAGTCTTCTTCGTAGGAAGCAAAGGGCAGTTCCGAAAAGGTGAATTTTTCCGTGTCAAAATCAAAGGAAACAAGATGAGTTGATTGATTACTCTGCTCGTAAATATCCCCATGTAGATTATTTCCGAGCCAGTGTGCGGCACCTTGAAAGTAAATCGTATTTGATTTACTACTGAGGCAATTATTACCCTTAAACAAACTCTGAAGATACGAACGATCAATATTCAACCCATCATTTCTAACGGTCCATTGTTGATCACTAAGTGCATAAACTGCAACATACATCTTAGTCTCATTACCCTCATCATTTTGTCGAAATGTGATTGCGACCACTTTATAATCCTTGCTACCAGGGGCGAACCCAAAAATATACATAGCATCGCTGATCAAATTGGGGGGAAGTGGGTTCGTGGGAAGAATTAATGATTTGCGAATACTAGGGTTCCACAATCTTAATTCTTTCTTGTAACAAGGAGGACCATATCGTCGCACTAGGAGTAACCCATCACAAGCCCCTAAAATGTAGTATCCATATATATCCGATATCCTAAAAATGCAATCGTTTGTTTTAAGAGTATCACTTTGAAGAACTGTCAATGAGCACCCTCTTGCTCCCGATAGTCCCAATCTCTTAAGGGCGaataataatttatccttgttgcGACAAACACGGGTGTAGTTAAGATGCATGGAAACAAAATTAGGGTGATCGATGATGGAGCGCCATAATTTACATACGCATCTGAATCTCATTAGGGTTTCCACACGCAAATTTGTGAGAATTTGAGTCACCAATTCCGGTGAAACGTAACTGTTTACCGACATCATGGGTGAACTTTTTTCCGATGTTTCGCTAGTTGTTTCGTGAGTTTTGGCCTTCTTGTTCTTCATTGTTTTGCTATTTGTTTGCCAAGTTTTGGCCTTCTTGTTCTTCATTGTTTTGCTAGTTGTTTGCCGAGTTTTGGCCTTCTTGTTCTTCATTGTTTACACAACAATAATGTTTTTTTTtctaaaagtaaaaaaaaaatcaattattaGTCATATGAACTAGTACATAGATATATAAGTTGACTAATATGCCTAATAAATAGCATTTTGTTAATAATTAAGTTAACGGCATTTAGTTTGCATTATACGTGGGTCACGCCCACTTCATGTAGTTCATCAATTAGGGTAGTCTTTAACTTAAGCCTATAAATAGGCTATCGATAATCGATGTAATGTTGGGCGTCTTGGAAATAGTAGAGGCACAAACCAAAAATAGCCTCTTAATTACTCTATATAGCCAATAAATTAAATATAGTGTCGATTATTCATTTTGTATAAAACAATTGCATAGACGTAAAATTTGATAATATCTCTCGTCCTTGTTCGCTATACccatttttactttaaaagtAGCCTCTTCcgatcctctgtcccatttggtGTCCCATTCTGTGTGCCACACCACTTAGCTTATAACACCTCAacaaattaatatatatatattgtaatattttattttgccACAAGTGATATGTCGAAATGTAAGTGGTGTGGCACACAGAATGGGACACTAAAGTGGGACAGAGGATCCTCACTGCCTCTTCCGAGTTTTTTTTTTaagcaaaaatttcaattaaactTTCATAATCAACATTCTACAATAAATCTCCCTATGGCTATCAATGCTAGTCCATTAAATCTCTCTTGCAAcgaactaaactaaataagattaGGATCACTTTGTCA contains:
- the LOC141587858 gene encoding F-box/kelch-repeat protein At3g23880-like; protein product: MKNKKAKTRQTTSKTMKNKKAKTWQTNSKTMKNKKAKTHETTSETSEKSSPMMSVNSYVSPELVTQILTNLRVETLMRFRCVCKLWRSIIDHPNFVSMHLNYTRVCRNKDKLLFALKRLGLSGARGCSLTVLQSDTLKTNDCIFRISDIYGYYILGACDGLLLVRRYGPPCYKKELRLWNPSIRKSLILPTNPLPPNLISDAMYIFGFAPGSKDYKVVAITFRQNDEGNETKMYVAVYALSDQQWTVRNDGLNIDRSYLQSLFKGNNCLSSKSNTIYFQGAAHWLGNNLHGDIYEQSNQSTHLVSFDFDTEKFTFSELPFASYEEDSSRVLFLRGESLAIFSISSVSSSIRVLENGVWTLRFFGSSSDDGYKLFSSYAFKYSKEKVFYCESDGGRLICGKNSYNIVTCQVRQSVKSKSKYIELETYSESLLLYKEYGAKDLMSFP
- the LOC141587857 gene encoding F-box/kelch-repeat protein At3g06240-like, which produces METMNTEKKAKTLQTASENLSSIFLLSYMPPEILTHVFANLPVKTVLKFRCVCKSWCSIIDHPHFISMHLKHTSVNCDNNKNFVVVKGSVRDENTECFSTVLQANTLRKTSRIFRIPWLYGGFYIAGICDGLLLVKHHTRNLSLLNPCIRKSLFLPKTPLPPNLPDTAMYIFGFAPNSNDYKVVAIKFGKGQADETTKIHVAVYTLSDQQWTVRNNGFNIDFPYVKRLLKGYSHRYKSNATYFKGEAHWLGKDQYQNSNQRKKSTHLISFNFDNEKFTISELPFASNERESSSALFLLGESLAIFSISSVRSNIRVLEKGEWTMWFSGNSSIFGYKLFSSTAHVYSWKNVFYCETDGGGRLICGKNSYNIATCQVHKLFKSKSLFFEVEKYSESLLLFKGYGVKDLMSFP